The genomic region GACGAGATGACGGGGCGCTGCGGGCAGGTTCTCGATTTCATCAGCGATGAAATAGGGCGGGATGTCGAGCGCGGTCAGGGCCTGGCGCGTCGCAAGCACCCATTTGAATTCGAGATGGTTGTCACCGTCTTCGACGCGATGGATGATTTCGTGCGGCTGAAAGGGGAATTCCGGCGGGATTTCCATCAGATAATAGAAGCCGAGCTCATGCCAGTCGCGCTCTTCGTAGCGGAAAAAGTTCTCGACGATCCAGAGCAGGCGGGAGACGGTGACTTCGACACCGAGTTCTTCCACCATTTCCCGTTTCAGCGTTTCCTCCGACGTCTCGCCGATTTCCGCCCTGCCGCCGGGAAAAGTCCAGAAGGGTTCATGCACGGCGCGATGGACGAGCACATGGCCATCGCGAAAGCCGAGGCCGGCGATGCGATAGTTGAAACGCTCAGCCCCCGCGGTCAGGCGGATGAGGGTACGCTTACTCATGTCATTCTATCCGAGATCGATCACGACGATT from Rhizobium sp. BT03 harbors:
- a CDS encoding NUDIX hydrolase gives rise to the protein MSKRTLIRLTAGAERFNYRIAGLGFRDGHVLVHRAVHEPFWTFPGGRAEIGETSEETLKREMVEELGVEVTVSRLLWIVENFFRYEERDWHELGFYYLMEIPPEFPFQPHEIIHRVEDGDNHLEFKWVLATRQALTALDIPPYFIADEIENLPAAPRHLVWRDGNLDDED